The Humulus lupulus chromosome 3, drHumLupu1.1, whole genome shotgun sequence genome window below encodes:
- the LOC133825278 gene encoding uncharacterized protein LOC133825278, whose protein sequence is MKTNQILIRALNEILSGVLTMSPDWRRSEEIDANHAEEIKACKQRAKTSEEKAKACEEQVARLSEELRKSQEAVAKVTTSKNEFKEASEINFKEETKLQNELVASRQEVTELEGRVKQLEETNARNLEKFKGETFNCF, encoded by the exons ATGAAGACCAACCAGATTCTCATCCGTGCACTGAACGAAATACTCAGT GGTGTTCTAACCATGAGCCCTGATTGGCGTCGTTCTGAGGAGATTGATGCTAATCATGCTGAGGAAATCAAAGCATGCAAGCAGAGGGCCAAAACATCTGAAGAAAAGGCCAAAGCATGCGAGGAGCAGGTCGCCCGTCTGAGCGAAGAGCTAAGAAAAAGCCAAGAAGCGGTGGCCAAGGTTACTACAAGCAAAAACGAGTTCAAGGAAGCTTCGGAGATCAACTTCAAAGAAGAGACCAAACTTCAGAATGAGCTGGTGGCCAGTCGGCAGGAAGTCACCGAGCTGGAGGGGCGAGTAAAGCAGCTCGAGGAAACAAATGCTCGGaacttggagaagttcaaagggGAAACTTTCAACTGCTTCTAA